In Edaphobacter aggregans, the sequence AGTGCCGCTCGAGTCTTCATCTCACTCACCAGCGCAAGCCCATAGACCTCCCACATCGTCACCTCGGTCCACAGCCCCTCGAACCGCAGTACCAACTGCCCGTCCTTCTCCGTCACCTCATATTCGGAGAGCCGAAAGTCATGCTCCAGCCAATCCAGAAACCCAGGCTCGAAGATGCTCCGTGTCCCATAGAACGTATTACCTGCCAGCCAGATCAGTTCACTCTTGCGAAACCGAAGCCCCCGCACATGTTCCATCTGCTCAATCAGCGCTGAAATCGGAACATGCTCAGCCAGCCGCACAGACACTGTCCGGTTCGTCGTCTCCGAGCTAACATGCACCTGCGGAAAGTTCTTCCAGATAAACTGCAGCATCAGCAGCTTGTAGAAGTCCGTATCCAAAAGCGACCGCACAATCGGGTCCAGCTTCCAGTTATGGTTATGCGCCCGTTCTGCAAAGTTCACATTCATAGCAACAGTTTCGCCCCGGCAATCCGATCAAAGCAACTACTTCAGGTCAGACCGACGCAAATCGAGTCCGCCGCAATCCTCTGTACATCGAATCATCAGACAAGTCATGATGGGATCACGCGACGCAACCTTACCAGGAGATCGCTTGAAACCTGAATCCTTAAAATCAGAATCCGAAATTATCCAGCCGGCCCCGGACCCACGCTTCGCCCTGGAGACGCTCCAAGAGCGCGGCTGTCCCGAGTGTCCCTACCTGCGCCTCTTCAAGTCCACCGTCTATGTCCATGACCACGAAGAAAGCCTCCGCTTTTACGTCGAGCAGCTAGGTTTCAGCATCGTCGCCGACGTCGCCTACACAGCCGACGGCCGTTGGGTCGCCATCGCCCCTCCCGACGGCGCTGCTCTCCTCGCGCTCGTCGCACCACGCCCCGGCACCGAGAAAGCCAGACTTGTAGGTCGCGCAACCCAGATCGGCTTCATCTCCGAAGACATCAACAGCACCTACGATCTCTGGCGGGCCCGCGGGGTCCACTTTCAACATCCACCCCAGCAGACCATATTCGGAGTCACCGTAGCCATCTTCCAGGACATCGACGGCAATACCTTTGAGCTCATCGGCTCCGATCAGTTCACCCGCGAGATCGAGCAGCAGCGCCAAATTGCCTCTGACCGTATCGAGTCCGAACGCCGCACCGCGCAGGAGTTGGAAATCGCCAAGCAGGTCCAGGCACGTCTATTCCCTCAGTGCCAGCCCTCGCTCAATACCCTCGACTACGCCGGCCTCTGCATCCAGGCTCGTCACGTCGGCGGCGATTACTACGACTTCCTCGCACTGGGCAATGAGCGTCTCGGCCTCGTCATCGGCGACATCGCCGGCAAAGGCATCGCCGCCGCGCTGCTCATGGCGAACCTCCAGGCCAACCTGCGCAGTCAATTCACCCTCGCCCGCGAGCAGCCCCAGCTCTTCCTGCGGTCCGTAAACCGCCTCTTCTACGAGAACACCACCGACTCCGCCTACGCCACAGTCTTCTTCGCAGACTACGACGACGCAGCACAGCGTCTGCGAT encodes:
- a CDS encoding PP2C family protein-serine/threonine phosphatase gives rise to the protein MKPESLKSESEIIQPAPDPRFALETLQERGCPECPYLRLFKSTVYVHDHEESLRFYVEQLGFSIVADVAYTADGRWVAIAPPDGAALLALVAPRPGTEKARLVGRATQIGFISEDINSTYDLWRARGVHFQHPPQQTIFGVTVAIFQDIDGNTFELIGSDQFTREIEQQRQIASDRIESERRTAQELEIAKQVQARLFPQCQPSLNTLDYAGLCIQARHVGGDYYDFLALGNERLGLVIGDIAGKGIAAALLMANLQANLRSQFTLAREQPQLFLRSVNRLFYENTTDSAYATVFFADYDDAAQRLRYANCGHLSAILLRRNGTVELLHSTGTVLGLFEEWDSPIVECQLAAGDTLALYTDGVTESFNETGEEFGEERLIDTLRQSADLPAQQLLTSVVEQIQSFTATEQHDDITLIIAKCISSV